The Raphanus sativus cultivar WK10039 chromosome 6, ASM80110v3, whole genome shotgun sequence sequence AAAAGTTTGAGGACCAGTAGGAACCAATGTTTCACTTAAACTAAGATTATTATTTGATCTTTGCAACAATTTCTTTAGAGTTGAATCTATCAACCATAGAAAAGTGTCTGTGTAGCACAATTTGCTCTCCAGTGTAAATAAAACACATAAAATGACCTTTGTGTcaataaatcttatataaattgttttattttcacaTTAACGGTTCATATTATGAGAATTTTTGAAATCTTTTTGTCTCATCTATTCCGTGATCTTATTCTTCTTACCTGATTTTTTTCCACATTCCAAAAAGAAAGCCAAAAGTTGGGATGAGGAAAGCGACGATGAAGGCGATGGTGGCAGCGAGAATGAAGGCAGTGAAGATGAGGTATGATTATGAGATAATCAATTcgtttaaaaaattgatttagtaTATAATCTCTGAAATGTATTAAATTTAGATCTAGATCTTTCAGTTGCTAATATCATTTTGCATAACTGATTTGTCAATTAGTTAGTTGTTATTTTGCATAACTGATTTGTCAATAGTTAGTTGTTATTTTGAATCTCTTGTCTAAAGGTGCaactgagaaaaaaaattataggaCTAGGAGGATCTTAGGACGGAGTACATGCTGATTCCGGTTGGTCGAGCCGAAGATGAAGTGGACGCAAGTGATTTCCTGTGGAAGAAACATTGATGAAACAgaagagcaaaaagaaaaacaccaTGCCTCACGTATGTGGAAGAAGAAGtttttcaaagaaaagaaataatattgtaagtaatgtaaaattaatttattatattgatATAAACTATGTTACtatactaatattatatatgtttatgcatgtatttttataaagacAATCAAGACTGAAAAACGACCATGTCGAGCAGAGTTTTTTATTGAGACTCGCACGAAACCTAATGGAAGCTTTGTATGCGAAGAAAAAAAAGGGCGGTTAGTTTTACTTGatttaccatatttttataagttaaatttacttgatatttgtttttaggacaagacttgggttcaccccctatggtgaatctttaaattcaccacctccTTAGTAACAAACCGAaatgccaactagattaatgattaaaaaatattaaataattttttcaaaaccaaaaaaaaaaatagtgtcaattttaataatgctaatgtcactatctaatccataaactcaaactctataccctaaatccaaattctaaaccctaaattctaaattataaacccaaactctataccctaaacccaaaccataaatcataaacccaaaaacctgaactctaaacccaaacctataccttaaacccaaatcctagactctaaacccaaaacataaatacaaaacccaaaccctatatcctaaatattttagattaatattgatgttgttcttttgaaatttaaggttaaaattaaagtttggatttagagttcatggtttgggttacagtctagggtttgggtttagggtttacgcctttacggtttgggtttagggtttatggtttgggtttagggtctagggtttgagtttagggtatagttttgggtttagagtttagattttttggtttatgatttatggtttgggtttagggtttaagatttgggtttagggtatagtgtttgggtttataagttaaaatttagggtttagaatttggatttagggtatagaatttgagtTCATGGATTAAATACTGacattatcattattaaatatgatattatttattttttaatttttttattattaatctaGTTAGCAATTTGGTTGGTTATTAgggaggtggtgaatttaaagattcaccatagggggtgaacccaagtcttgtccttgTTTTTACTATGTTATAGGAAGCACTTACGACATTGTTGGGCCAAAACTCACATGTGGCAGACAATGTCACTACTAGTTTGGATGATGAATATGCACAAGTGTTTGGTCCGGAGTGTCCTGGACGAGTACGGTGTGTTGGTCGTGGACCTACACCTTCAAACCAATGAACCGTTTAACTGTTACGAGACAAGagatagaaaattcaaaaatggtTGTCGACTTGAAGTCACAAGTGAAAGAATTATCAGATCAAGTTAAGGGAATGACTACGTTCATCCAACAAGTAATTGTACTTCAACTGGTGACCAGGTAATAATATAgtaataatatagtttataagttaatagtattttttacaCTTTTGATATGTAGACTAATATGTTTAACTATTATTTTGGCAAGAGCATGGAATTCAAGTTTTGCTGTAGCTTTTGTTAACATACCAAATCCATCTTTTGCCAGCATACCAAATTCATCAAATCCAAATCAGGTAAattctaattaattttagtCCTATAATGAATGATTATTCAGAATATTAActaatttgttatataattatattccaGGAACGAAATGATGATGCTGTTAGAGATTAAGACTCAGACGTTGGAAGCAATAGCAATGATCTTCATCAacattagtttaataatattttcagcaactttcagtttattttattttatgaatttgcATGATGGATTAGTTGTGATTTGATTGctaatactttatttattaatttaaatcgggtttttattcttttaattaattttcttgcattttatatacatttaaaatttaattaaaaaacaaattcgtttatattaatataaatcataaatatgtaaataaaaataatattttgtatcatttgTATAAGtgaaatacattaaaatattttataaaatttgatatagATTTACAATCAATTATATACAAATGAtgacaaaaatttaaatcactaaactgtaaatgatacaattattaaaatcactttttaaaactgatataaaatTAACATCAATACGTAAAATGATAGTAATACTTAAATCATTTGCTTTGattgatattattattaaattaacttttgaaaaacTGATATAAAGTTAACATCAATtgtttaaaatgatataatatttaaaatctctTGTAATAAATGATACAATTACTAAAATCATTTCTGAGAattgatattactgttacatcagtttataataaatgattcaacaattcaaatcaattttttttaattgacacTAATACTAATATCATTTTGCATAACTGATTTTAAAGTTAACTatcattttcttacaaatgaTACGTTttgaaatcatttaaaataattgatgtaaatatataattttattgcaTCAGTTTTAGATaatgttaattatttatatcaccactttcagagtcatttatttaaatgatgtaaaagttttacatcatttataactaatgcaaatatataaaataaatgatgtaaagTAATCTTTTTTTGTAGTCCATATTACTAAGTATGTTTCTTCTGAAACCAACAAAACCATGGGATAAGCTATATCAACAGAAAATGTACATGCATTATCACATAGACAATACATGTTTAGATGTTTAGTTATCTTTTCGTTGTGTGGCAAGAACAAAATCTACTccatattaaaaacataaataagagTGAAGTTTTGTCCCAATCCTATCAGCTTCATTATTGTCTTGCTCACCCCCACATTTGTTTATGTCAGGTAGCTACATTAGCTCTTTCTAAACAATTTTTGTGGAGACTGAAGAGTCATCTTCGAATAGTTTCACGGCTGTGTTGCATGGCTTTAGTAGAAAGGCAAATGCCCCAGACCCCCCACTTCACACATAAAATTTGGGATCCCAAATTAATTATGTTAgtctttttctctttagctttttataatattttatattttatcatttactcttctctatatatgtttttcatattattttatcaaataattttcttaattcattTGGTATTATATATTATGCATTGTTGAAACTTTTTTGTAACTCTGTATCtaaaatatactccctccgtttcataatagttgatgttttagaaggataattttgtttcaaattagacgaagttttgagatttcaaggttactttaactttattggaaactgttcaaccaattaggtTTTACATTCTTTTTggttattggttaattgattttaaaattatatctttaaaatattttttattaaaaaaatatagttttcttaatctttgtgcactagagtaaaacatcaagtattatgaaacggagggagtatattttaactaatatagATACGAATTTTTGGGTCACAATACAACAAATACACATAAAGAATCTTAATGAATacttttttatatcaaatccCTTTTAGTTTTTCTCAACTGTGTTGACTTCacatttaaatcatatttataaataaaatatttccaaaaaatatttccaaaaaatttCCATAATGCTGAATATgtactttataaaaatatttccataATGCTGAATATATACTTTATAAAGGCCCCAGTTTTGAAATTGCCTTAAGCCCCACAAAGTGTAGGGCACGGCACTGTGTGTTGCTATTCTTCGTCTTTCTCCAAAACGGGTCGTATttaaaaacttgagaaatgttacatttttttatcttttaccTTTTCTTACAAATTAAGAAATTTTACATTGCTCTCTTCTCTATGTACGACAAAACACAAGAGGACAACTAACAATTGATCGTGAGGAAAGGAAAACCAAGCTCAACCGAGAAAATTTATTCGGTATAGATAAAACCGAACCGGATCatatttccttttcttggatTTTAGGACGGCCAGCCCTAAATGCCTCCTCAAACGTCTCTCCTTACAAATGGATTTAGGGATATCGAAAAGCCACGGCTAGTCAACAATGTCGACCAAACTTTTCTAATTCCAGAAAGTAACACAaagcttcttcctcttctttattcttttttcatATAAATGCATTACTATTTTTGACCCCTCCACGTTCTTGGTGGAGCGCGCATTACACACTGCGTCAGAATCGAATCTCACGCGTCTTTTCTTTTAGCTTTTAGTTCTTCGAGCCCACAAGAATCCCATATCCGATTCGTGGGTCCATCCTCACAGATGTGGTCGGTGGTGGGTGGTTTGAGGCGTACGGCGTTTTCCGCCGTGAGTAAAGGTTCTCCGACAAGGTCATTGCTCGGCGGTGGTTACAGATGTCTGACCGTCGAACCAACAACGGAGAAGGGGGAGGAGATAACAGTAACGGAAGCGAAGAAGCTAATGAGGTTAGTGAATGTtgatgagatgaagaagaagctcggTTGTATGGGGAATGAAGAAACTGTCTCTTACACTAAACTCATTGAAGCATCTCAAGGTTTAGGTATCGCTAGATCTCTCCACGAAGCTCACGCCTTCGCTCGTATTCTCGATGACGCCGGTGTGATTTTAATTTTCCGTGATAAAGTCTATCTTCATCCTCATAAGGTCTGCAATCTCATGTTTGTctgaaaaaaaggaaaaaaaaaactaatgttttgtctgaaaaaaaggaaaaaaaaaactaatgtttGTCTGAAATTGATTTTTGTCTTGTGGGTTTTGTTATAGGTGGTGGAGTTGATTAGAAAGGCAGTGCCTTTAGGTTTAAATCTAGAGGATGATCCAGCTAAAGTCGAGTTCGATAAGCTTAGGAGAATGAAGGAAGAGATTGATGTGTTAGCGCATAAGCAAGTGAGGAAGATTCTGTGGTGTGGTCTTGGTTACTCTATGGTTCAGATCGGACTGTTTTTCAGGCTAACTTTCTGGGAGTTTTCATGGGATGTGATGGAACCCATTACGTTTTTCACTACAGCGACTGGGATTATTGTTGGTTATGCTTATTTCTTGATGACTTCGAGGGACCCAACTTATCAAGATTTCATGAAGAGGTTGTTTCTTTCTAGGCAGAGGAAGTTGCTCAAGAGTCGCAACTTCGATGTTGAGAGGTTTAAGGAACTTGAGAAGAAGtcgtcttgctcttcttcttcccatCACTCGTGCCACGCCAACGCATCGATTCGGAAATGTGTTGGGGTTGATCTTGATTTAGAGGATTCTTTGCATAGTCGCAGGGACTGATTCATTCGGTTTCTGGTTTTCTAACCATTATTCACTTTTGATTCTATATACTTGAACCAATGTCACTGGAGGTTCTTCTTCATGTTTAATTCTTTTGGTGTTCGCAGAAAAAGGATCCAaatgatgttttacttttgcAAGTAGTCAATCGAGATGGATAAAGAAACTTAATTCTTTTGATGAATCCTAAAATTTACTCAGAAATATGGTTTAcggattttaccaaaaaaaaatatggtttACAGATAAAGAGacattctcttttttctttttaaaaaagtaagaTCTTAAGAGTTGTATAATGCTAATTTTCAAACTTTATTATACATTATAGTTATTATAGTTATATTCtttgttcatttttttcatatttggaTTCATATCTAAAGATCTATGACGTAAGACGCAATACGAGACatgaaaaactaaaaaaaagattttattacattaattgatttttatttaattagtgaaaatatgaaaattttattaaaattttatttatttcatatcaCCAAAAGTTGAAAAGGAAAAGAGGGATTTGAACCCTTGGTACGATTAACTTGCATAGTATTGAACTTGAATATGGTAATTCATTAGAAATTCTTAGATCTTTAGCCGACATGACGGAACTATTTTCCAAAGTAAATCTTTGTCCatctaaagaaaaataatttttttttatttagtattaGACCGTCTATAATAGTTATCTCTATTTTATTATCAGTAATTCTCTTTAGCAATCAATTTGTTTTAGCGAATAACAAAtaagatcaaaagaaaaagattaagTTATAATTAACTATGAAAAATAGATGTTTTATTGGTGATTATAGTGATGAATACAAGGGGTGCTTGACAGTAATGAAGATTGTATATAATGAGATTATAGTTTAGGTGTTGGGAATTTGGTTCCTCTTATATTtggcttctttttctttttatgtagGCATTTACGACGAATCGAACGGTAACGTGATCTCTGGCGTGTATTAAAGGATTTTAATAATGGGTTTTAGACTATCTCCAGTGATTGAGAGAATACTATTAATAAACTCGTTTTTTTTCCTCAACATAATGTATTATTTGgagatgttttcttttattttttgatgttttcctcaaaatgaataatatttctaatatataaatagttcttaaacttttatatagttttgttttatatctaaaaggattcaataattatattttatagaaattattaaaaatttgataatgtaattgtattttttagaaactaaatttatttatataatgaaaacttaattaaaatataattatatttgggtaaaatttgtaaatttcataaaagtaataattttttgGAATGTAATAAGTAacaaaaatatagtatatttaaaatattatttttgaaaggAAAAATGAAGGAAACCATAGAAACAAAATACAAACTCATTTTGAGCTTATTTCATTCTCAAGAGAAAAATGAGGTAAAATATTATAGATGCGTTTAATGCTCTCGGTTTCTTTACGTTTTCGAATTCGTTCAAAAACTATTATGCTCATGATGTGGACTTTGACTTTTATGGGTTATATTCTTTTTGAACCTCTACGATGGTCAAATTTGGGTTTTACCGTTTTTGGGTCAGAATCTCAGACCAGATCCGGAGCAGGGTGAAACTGGGCTCAAATAATCTTAAGAATCGTTTAGTTGAAAGACTTTTGGCCAGCTCAGAAATAATTGCAATCTCTCTGCAACATTCTGCGGTTTTTTGATCTCTGAAAAACCAAAATGTATTTTACCTTTTCAAGATCTTGATTTGGTCAAATGCGACTAACTAGCCTGTTAAATATCCTTCTTAGTCCGGTAATTTTATGCGCTTTTcataattaagaaaaacattTGGTAACTAATGCGCTCTCCCTCTCACGTCACTCTCATTCGCATATACGTTTCCAAATAAACCACGTTTTTGGTCAATTCTAAGACACCTTGTGTCTCCTTTGCAATGAAGAAGCTTGTATGGAGTCTGACTTCATTTGGTCTCCTTCTCTTAATGCTTCCTGTAAATGGGGTGATGGAGTATGAAGAAATAGAAAGGTTCACAGATTTTAATGGAACGAGGATGGTTGAAAATGATGTTCATTCTGAAGCAAAGCTTCTACGGGTACCACTCACTCTCATTCAATCTGGAACTGAAAATGGAGCAGGTAACATCTTCTAAAACATTATCTAATCCATTGCCATTGATAATATATGTTTCTTGTTACTCACTCTTTCAAACTTTGATTCATAATAGCATTCGATTATCTTTGTTATTTTGCAGTGTGTCTAGATGGAAGTCTTCCCGGATATCATTTTCATCCCGGGTCTGGTTCAGGAACAAAGAATTGGCTCGTCCAATTGGAGGTTTGTTGCATCATAGAGATAAGTCTCCTAATAGATATTGACAATATTAGTCGTACATTTTTGATAGGGAGGTCAATGGTGTGGTACCATTAAAAGTTgtgtaaacatgaaaacaaCTAGTCATGGATCGTCCAAGTATATGGAAAAACAGTTACCTTTTACAGGAATTTTAAGTGACAAAGCCGCAGAAAATCCAGGTTGGTGTCTTGTAAATCAGTCTGTGTGATGTTTATCTCTGTTTAGGTTGCtaatacaaatatttgtttgtaGACTTTTATAACTGGAATAGAGTAAAAATTAGATACTGTGACGGTGGATCCTTTATTGGAGACATTGAAAATAAGGTTAGCTTAGTCTAAAACATAAGTGTAAGCTTGATTACCGTTTGTGTAGTACTGATTGCTATATTGTACTTTTCCTACATATTAGGCTGCAAAACTTCAGTTTAGAGGAATGCGAATATGGACAGCTGCTATGGTAGAGTTGATGGGGAAAGGAATACGTTCTGCAAAACAGGTAACCACTGTTTACGTTGCTGCTTTCGTTCGTGTATATATCGCATAATATTGACTTATGTCACATTAGGTTCTGCTCTCTGGATGTTCTGCCGGAGGTCTTGCAGCGATATTACACTGTGATAAGTTTACGAATATGTTTGATCCTTCCACCAGAGTAAAATGTCTGAGTGATGCTGGCCTTTTCCTTGATGCGTGCGTAATTTTCTAGCTACCTTCATTAACAAAACCttcgtatatatacatattaacttgttttgtaatttgtatAATTGAAGCACTGATGTCTCTGGAGGTCAACCTCTTAGCCGTTTATATGCAGATGTAGTAAAATTACAGGTACGCACATACGATTTGCATTGTGTCACAGTTTCTCTTTACTATACTAATATGATAATTGTGTAATCTTTCTACAGAATATTGCAACACAGCTCCCTAATGACTGTTTAAGACGTCTAAATTCAACTTcggtatttgtttttatttactaCTAGATTAATCTTTATAATAAAACAAGTGCTAGTTCTCATCAGAGAGTGTGCTCAATGCTTCAATGTTTGCAGTGTTTTTTCGCACAAAACCTAATAAACCAAGTCAAGAATCCATTGTTTATTCTAAATGCTGCATATGATTCGTGGCAGGTTAAGGGCCCTTCTCTTCTTAAATCCTCAGCTTTATCTACaaatgtgaattttttttcttcatataatGTATTTTTGCAGATCCAAGAGAGTTTAACTCCTAAATCTGCCGATCCAAGTGGAAGTTGGTCTGACTGTAGATTTAACATCGCCAAGTGCAATGCATCTCAGATCAAGTTTTTGCACGGTGAAATATTAGCtattaatgtttttgtttttgaatagCCATCTAAGTTAGTGTTTTTGAATTATGTTTTACAGGTTTCAGGACTCGTATGGTGAATCTAATCAGTGGTTTTGGAAAGCCAAGTAAGAACGGAATGTTTATTAACTCGTGCTTTGTTCAATGCCAAACAGAGAATCATAACACATGGTATACCAAAAATTCTCCTGCCGTTAAGAACAAGGTAGGCAACACTATTACCTTTTACTGTTGATCATGAATCACGAAATAACCTCCAAAACAACGTTTTTTCGTCGGTTTTTCAATACATAATCCATAGAAACGCATCCAAGGTAACAACTTCATTTACCATTGAtgtttgaattttttgtttttcatctaATTTTCTTTCAACtaaaatactagattttgatcatCTCGCGGGGTTAGTTTCATATGAAACATTGTCTTAGAAATCTTatagatatgtatttttataataacatttattttcaaatcttaTCTAGTAAAATAGAAGTCACGACTTTttcatttgtaatatttttaaaaattgatcttaCTAAAAAgtcataaattaaataacattTCATTTATTATACATTATTAACTTCTAATCATTATCACAcgctttaaataggaatatttCTACCTTAAACAAACAAACTAACAGACTGTAATTAAATAAATCATTCACCACCTattaaaatcaaaccaaaccggttTACTCTATCACATTGATATACTATGCCAATGTGGCTCATTTTCCATACCGACAATAACTAATACTAAATGTTctaataatcaaacaaaaatctaCCGAAATAAATATGTAAGATAAAAAGCTACAAATATAAGTGACGGTTTGAGATAATTAATTAGATAACAAACAAGTAAACTAACATTATTATGAACCTAggaataaacatttaaaaaggtttatattataatatatactagaatTTGAACGGTTTATTTTCACTTTAGTTTATACATTATTTGATGACAGTTTTAAATATATGGgttatttggatattttagGTTTATACGAACCTATTCGAATCCGTAAGGATCCGACTCGAACCCTgtccaaaatttttaaatatttgaatagttTAATTTAACAACCCTAAAAATCTCGACATAAACATATGAgttatttggatattttagGTTTATACGAACCTATTTGAATCCGTAAGGATTCGACTAGAACCTCGtccaaaaaatttaaatatttgaatggagtttagttttaaaaccaaaaaaatctctatataaaaaaaatgattcgtTTTCAAGTGGGTACCCGGATGCATATGTCTAACTGATTCTTTGAACAcataaaagttatttattaaccgatttgaatttttgtcacaaataaaagattttttttttaaaaaccggTGAAGTTATTATggttaacatttaaaataaatattattataataaatacgattaatgaagttgttaagaaaactgaaaaataaaaaaaacatttaaaataggtaatttctattttatactttgtaataaatattttctaattaattagaaaataaataaataaatagttataattagttaaaaaagaatgaaatctattaaaaacacttAACATAGATAAATAGtatttagtattttaattttaatagataattaatgatgtaaaaaactaaatgttttgtatatataaatgaaaataaatacatgCCGGTTGCGCAtgtcaagatctagttatagataactaaatcaaaaattataaatataatttatgaaaataagataatttttttgaattaattttacttatattttaaaatttaaaactataatatgattttttattattaactttttatattggTCATTATAATATCAATTAAGTATATGTCATTACTAAAACTACCACATTCCTAAGaccatttttcatgtttatctTAATCACGTTTacttttatatttcaaaaagataaatcaatacaattaaaagaACGTTTTTTCTGACATTCCTTAAACTTTCGAAGTAATTACAATTGTACCAttactatttaatttataattatattgattatttatttaaactaaacaacAATATTTCCTAAAACCACTCAACTATAATCTTGCCTAACATATACGTACTATATCCCTATGTTTGATGCAACACAATATTCACAATTTTTCTGTTTACGATACATAGTGTTCGAGGTACGGATACATAATGGTCAAAATCTAGAGTATCTTCTTGGAATATATAGGACTAATCAAAGGTTTTAGAAACGTGAGATACATactgtacaatttttttttaaataattacttTGAATTTCTTTTACATTAAAAGATCTAAAATATTgaataaacaaaatttgaaatcttattcatttaaaattaatgaattaaataactaatttttgtgtgttttaataatgaatttaatttatattaacaataaatttaagtataaaattaattatattttattaattaatataaaagaattatatattCATACTAATTTGTATATCCGCAACTGTACTTTAattcaaatgcaaaaataaattattcaaaaccTCATCAAATACATGATAATATAATTCTTATAGATAGAgtactgaaatatatatatttaataaaataaatattaatagttaactattattaatatttagtgaTAGGatgttattattaatatttttatgagtATAGTTTTACGGGTTGttgtaactaaaatttaaaatatttatcaaatataaaattaactaaaaaataaaacacatttgAAGTTATGCTTGAACGTTTAAGTATTTGTTAGAATACATAGtggatattttgaattttggttAGAAGGAATATATATCACATCCTAAGTTTCATACTGGTAAATTTGTATTACAAATCAGGTTCGGATGTAACACAatggttttagttttaatttgtatcatatcctaaaactcataaattaaCCATATATCGTATCTGTATTCAGGTTATATTGGTTCGGTTTGGAAATGTGTGAAGTTAAATCTAAAACTTAAAagcaaaacataataaataaatatttctttttaaaataattatttaaaatttaaacttattttatatattatttcaaaataaatatagaactgaatatttgaagtatatatttatgtttcaaatatttatatctatGATTAATTTGGACATATAGATCAGTTATTCGAATTTcgttttctgttatttttttgggttattTGTTCGTGTTCgaataataacacttcgggttacAAATCTTATGCACATGTCTActtaaataaagagaaaatgcatgtaattatataaagtttttgcaaaaaaatcccgcactttaaaagcgcggatcaaaatctagtagacAATTATAACACTAGGACTAACTAATCTGACCTAAGGTTTAAAATTGAGGGGTTGGATTTTAGAATGTGGATTTTAGGActttagtaaatatataaacaaatatctaattgttttaaaaatataaaaaacagattc is a genomic window containing:
- the LOC108810140 gene encoding pectin acetylesterase 2-like, with the translated sequence MKKLVWSLTSFGLLLLMLPVNGVMEYEEIERFTDFNGTRMVENDVHSEAKLLRVPLTLIQSGTENGAVCLDGSLPGYHFHPGSGSGTKNWLVQLEGGQWCGTIKSCVNMKTTSHGSSKYMEKQLPFTGILSDKAAENPDFYNWNRVKIRYCDGGSFIGDIENKAAKLQFRGMRIWTAAMVELMGKGIRSAKQVLLSGCSAGGLAAILHCDKFTNMFDPSTRVKCLSDAGLFLDATDVSGGQPLSRLYADVVKLQNIATQLPNDCLRRLNSTSCFFAQNLINQVKNPLFILNAAYDSWQIQESLTPKSADPSGSWSDCRFNIAKCNASQIKFLHGFRTRMVNLISGFGKPSKNGMFINSCFVQCQTENHNTWYTKNSPAVKNKRIATAVGDWYFERGGAKLIDCAYPCDKTCRNEVVE
- the LOC108806678 gene encoding calcium uniporter protein 5, mitochondrial, with protein sequence MPPQTSLLTNGFRDIEKPRLVNNVDQTFLIPETFSSSSPQESHIRFVGPSSQMWSVVGGLRRTAFSAVSKGSPTRSLLGGGYRCLTVEPTTEKGEEITVTEAKKLMRLVNVDEMKKKLGCMGNEETVSYTKLIEASQGLGIARSLHEAHAFARILDDAGVILIFRDKVYLHPHKVVELIRKAVPLGLNLEDDPAKVEFDKLRRMKEEIDVLAHKQVRKILWCGLGYSMVQIGLFFRLTFWEFSWDVMEPITFFTTATGIIVGYAYFLMTSRDPTYQDFMKRLFLSRQRKLLKSRNFDVERFKELEKKSSCSSSSHHSCHANASIRKCVGVDLDLEDSLHSRRD